One Candidatus Symbiobacter mobilis CR genomic window, GGCGATGCCGGGGAGGATGCGTGATGGCGCAGAAATCCATAGCCTCCCCGTCTGCGAAAGCAGGCGAAATGGGACAGCAGTCCGCTGCCTCCATTGCCGGACAAGGCCAGTTCCTGCTTTACCAAACGGCAGATGCCCAGACGCGGGTGCAGGTGCGTTTTCACGAGGACAGTATTTGGCTAACTCAGACGCAACTGGCCGAGCTGTACCAGTGTTCATCGCAGAACATCACGCAACATATCCGCGCCATCTACGAATCTGGGGAATTGGAGGAAGATGCAACGTGTAAGCCGTACTTACAAGTTCGCATGGAGCGTGGACGGCAGGTACACCGCAGCCTCAAGCATTACAACCTGGAGGTGGTGCTGGCGGTGGGGTACCGGGCGAAATCGCATCGCGGTACGCAATTCCGCCGTTGGGCCACAGAGCAGCTCAAGGCATTCCTATCCAAGGGCGTATTGCTGGACGATGAGCGTTTCAAGCGTGGCGACGACGCGGAGTATTTTGAGGAGCTGCTGGCACGCATCCGCGACATCCGATCTTCGGAAAAGGTGTTCTGGCGCAAAGTGCTGGACATCTACGCCACCAGCATCGATTACGCCCCGCACACAGAAACCTCGCAACAGTTCTTCGCCACTGTGCAAAACAAGATGCATTGGGCAGCGCATGGCCATACGGCGGCGGAACTGATCATGCAACGAGTGGACGCACAAGCGCCGAACATGGGATTGACGAATTGGGCGGGGGCCAGTCAAGGTGCTCCGGTACGCAAAACGGATGTGGGCATCGCGAAAAACTACCTCAATGCCGAAGAACTGGACACGCTCAACCGCATTGTCACCGCGTACATTGAAGTGGCGGAGCTTCAAGCTCAGTCGCACCAACCGATGACCATGCGCGACTGGGCGCAGGAGCTGGATAACTTCCTGCGCATGACCCGCAAGGACATTCTGACCCACACAGGCAAGGTGTCTGCCGATACGGCGCTGGCGAAAGCACAGGCAGCGTATGCCGAATATCAGGCTCAGGTTCGCAATCTGCCATCGCCAGTGGAGCGGGATTTTGAAGCCGCCATCGCGCAATCGGTCAACCAATTTCAGAAAAGCAGGAAAGCATTACCGAATAAGAAAAAAGGGGAGCAGACATGAGCGCACACTTACAAAAACATATTACCGGTCGTTTATCACTGCGCCAACCCCAGTCCGAATCCCTTTCCCGGCTGGTTCGCGCCCTGGAGGCATCGCCAGAGCTGTTGGCCAAAGAGCGGGACGTTTCGGCCATTCTGTCCACGTTGCAGGCCGAATTTCCGACGCTTGCGGACTTCGAGCGCGAATTCCCCTCGCTGTGTTTTGCGCTGGCCACGGGTGTGGGAAAGACTCGGCTAATGGGGGCGTTCATCGCCTATTTGCATTTGGCGCATGGCATCCGCAACTTCTTTGTGCTGGCACCTAACCTGACGATCTACAACAAGCTGATTACCGACTTCACGCGCAATACGCCCAAATACGTATTCAAGGGCATTGCCGAATTTGCCCAACAACCGCCCTTGGTCATTACCGGCGATAACTACGACCAGACCGGCATGGCGGTGGATAACCATGCCATAGGCTTTGCCCATGATGTGCGCATCAATATTTTCAATATTTCCAAGATCAATTCGGAAGTGCGTGGCGGCAAGGAGCCGCGAATCAAGCGCATGCGCGAGGTGCTGGGCGACAGCTATTTCAACCACTTGGCCAACCTGCCCGATTTGGTGCTGTTGATGGACGAATCGCATCGCTACCGCGCACAAGCCGGAATGCGGGCGATCAATGAGCTACAGCCCCTGTTGGGCCTGGAGGTGACCGCTACGCCATTCGTCGAATCGACCAAGGGGCCGGTTCCCTTCCAAAACGTGGTGATGGACTACCCGCTGGCGCGGGCCATGGAAGATGGCTTTGTCAAAGCGCCTGCCGTGGTGACCCAGCGCAACTTCTCGGCCTCGGCGCATACGCCGGAAGACATCGAGAAGATCAAGCTGGAAGACGGCGTGCGGCTGCATGAAACGACCCAAGTGGAACTGTTGACCTACGCCCGCGAAAACGGTGTGCCAGTGGTCAAGCCCTTCATGCTGGTGATAGCGCGTGATACCACGCACGCGGCGCAACTCAAGGCGTTGATCCAGTCTGATGCCTTCTACGAGGGCCGTTATGCGAACAAAGTGATTCAGGTCGATTCCAGCCGCACCGGCGCGGAAGAGGAAGCGATGGTCACGCGCCTGTTGGCGGTGGAAAGCGTCGATGAGCCGACTGAGATCGTCATCCACGTCAATATGCTCAAAGAAGGTTGGGACGTGACCAACCTGTACACCATCGTGCCGCTGCGTGCGGCCAACGCCCGTACCTTGATCGAGCAGAGCATCGGTCGCGGCTTACGCCTGCCCTATGGCAAGCGCACCGGTGTTGCAGCAGTGGATCGGCTGCACATCGTCGCCCACGACAAGTTTCAGGAGATCATCGACGAGGCCAATCGTGGCGATTCGCCGATCCGCCTACAGCAGCTCATCCTCGACGCACCTTCTGCGGACGACAGGACAGTGAGTGTGCAAGTCGGTTCCAACACGATGGCGCGGTTGGGGCTGGCGGAAGCTCCAGTGGTTTCCCCTGCCATCGCCAACAAGACGACTGGCGGCAGCGTCACGCAACCATGCATGGCGCCAACCCACGCGCCAGTGTTTGCCACCGAAGCGGAAAAAGAGGCCGCCCGTGTGACGATGGATGTCATTGGCACGTACGAGGTCCAACGCGATCTGGTTCCGACCAGTGCTGCGCTACGGATGCCCGAGGTGCAGCGCATGATCGTTGCGGAAGTGGCCGAACGCCTGAAACCTGTCGCAGGAACAACGGGCAATCTGCTGGCAGGCGTGGACGAAGCCGCGCCTGCATGGGATTTGTCTGCCGTGGTCGCAAAGACGACCGAGATCGTGGTGCAGCAAACCATCGATATTCCGCGTATCGCCGTGGTGCCGAAAGGCGATGTCACCACAGGCTTTCACCCATTCACGCTGGATGTGCAACAGCTTCACCTGCAGCCCGGTAGGCGGGAAATCGTGATCCAAAACTTGCACACCAACGAGCAGGACACGCTGGCGACCGGAATCGGCATCCAGGAACAACGCCCCGAGGACTACATCGTCCACGCCCTGGTGGACTTTGACGATATCGACTACGTCACCCACGCCGCCCTGCTCTATGACCTTGCGGGCCAGATGGTGCGGCACCTGCAAAGCTACCTGACGGTGGAGGAGACGATTAGCGTGCTGGATCGGGAGCGGCGTTGGATTGCGCGGGAAATCCACGCGCAGATGATGGCGCACTGCTGGGAACAGGCCACCGGGTACGAGGTACAGGTTCATCGCGGTTTCACCCAACTGAAACCTTGCCACTACACCGCCACGGCAGGCCAGACGGCGCACCATTTCCGCGGAACCGTTGCCGAGACCAGCCGCATCAAGCAAATGCTGTTCGGTGGCTTCGCACGCTGCCTGTATCCGCTACAGAAATTCGATTCAGACACCGAGCGGCGCTTTGCCATCATTCTGGAACGCGATGCCAGCAAATGGTGCAAACCCGCCAAAGGACAGTTCCAGATCTTCTACAAGCTGGGCACCGAGCAGCCGGAATACATCCCGGACTTCGTGGCAGAAACCGATTCGACGATCTTCCTGGTCGAAACCAAGGCGCACAGCGATATCCACACGCAAGAAGTGCAGGCCAAGGCCGCCGCTGCCGTGCAGTGGAGCAAACATGCTGCCCACTTCACCGCAAGCGTCGGCGGCAAACCGTGGAAATACCTGCTGATCCCCCACGATGAAGTCCATGAATCGCGGCGGCTTATCGATTTTTTGCGGTTCGAGGTGAAGGATTGATGGCAGCCCTTCTCACCTCCGCCGTCACTTGCAAAATTGACGTGCGCCACTTTGAACAAACTACGAAGCCCTGAGCCATGCGCCTGCTGCACTATCTAGAAATCGAAAACTTCAAACGCTTTGGTGACAAGCAACGTATTGAACTGGATCATCCCGCAGTGCTGATCGGCCCCAACAACTGCGGCAAAACCAGCGCCATGCAAGCGCTGGCGCTGTGGTCGCAGGCGGTCAAAACGTGGTACGACGTGCGCAAGGATTCCTCAGCCAAAGAACGCACCGCAACCTCGATCAATCGGTTGAACATCGTCGCAGTTCCCGTGCAGCGCACACGGTTTTTCTGGCACAACACGCAGGTACGGACGGGCAACAAAGACATTCCGCTGATCATCACCGTGGGGGTCGAATTCCAAGGCGAAGTAGTGGCTTTGTGCATGCGTTTTCGGAACCATGGCGATGAACTGGTTTATTGCTCACCCGATCCTGGCATCGTCGGCAATGTGGAGCTGCTATGCCATGCCGCCACGCTGAAGGTGGAATTGCTGTATCCAATGTCCGGCCTGGAAACGGAGGAACCCTTGCTTCAGCCGGGCCGTATCGACGTTCTATTAGGGCAGGGACAAACGGCGCAGGTATTGCGTAACCTGTGCTTGATGGTGCTGAGCAAGTCTGCCGACGATTGGCAGCGTGTGACCAGTCTGATGAAGCGGCTTTTCAACGTGGAACTGGCTGCACCCAAGGAAACCACACGCGGCAGCATTGCACTGGAATACCGTCAACCTGGCGTCAAGGAGACGCTGGACGTATCTTCTTCCGGACGGGGCTTCCAGCAAATGCTGCTGATTTTTGCCTACCTGTATTCACACAAGGGCAGCGTGTTGCTGGTGGATGAACCTGATGCCCATTTGGAAATATTGCGGCAAAAGCAGGTGTATGTGCTATTGCGCGACATTGCCAGTGAGAATGCCTCACAGGTAGTGATGGTCACCCATTCCGAGGTGATTCTGGACGAAGCGCTTGACAACAACCTGACCTTGCTTCTGGATGGCAGAGCGGATGATTTGGCCAAGAAAAGCGATATTCGCAACAGTCTCAAACTCTTTGGCACTGCGCATTATGTAAAAGCTCGCGAGCGTGGCTATGTGCTGTACGTAGAGGGGAGCACCGATGTGGATATGTTGCGTGCCTTGGCCGAACGGCTGAACCACGCGGCGGCCCAGTTTTGGGACGAATGCATCAACTCGTTTTACGTACAAAACAATTACCCGGATCAAGACCTCAATGCCGAGCTGGAACGGGTAGAAGGCGGTTTTGGCGTGACGCCTCAACAGCACTTCAATGGGTTGCGCAACTTGTTGCCACAACTCCAAGGCCTAGCCATTTTGGACAACGATGGGCGGAGTCGCAATGGTAGACAAGATGGCCCGCTACAAATCAGCTATTGGAAGCGCTACGAGGCTGAAAACTATTTCATCACGCCCGATGTATTGCGCAATTACGCACGTACCCACTATGCGGATATGGAACTGTTTGGCGGTTTCCAACAAGATATTGATGCGGTGCTCGATAGATTGATTTGGGAGCAAGTGTTTGATGGCATGGAAGCAGACTTCCAAGCTTGGAAACAATCCGCGCCTGAAGTGGCGCGTGTGCTTTGGGAAGCCAAGACCGAGCGGCGCAAACTCAGCGCATTTGCCGAAGAGTTCTTCCGCCGGTTGGCAGACCAGCTCCATAGCCCAATGTTGCTCAAAAAAGGTGAATTGCACCGTTTGGTGCCATTCGTCAACCCGCAGTCTATTTCGTTTGAGGTAGTTGAAAAGCTTGATTTGCTGGTGGAGTTGTTCCGCATCTCTGGTCAACCTGAGGCGCTTGAAGGGGTTCCATGAGCACAACCAACGACAAAGCCTTCGAGAGTTTCCTGGAATAAATATTCACCGAAGATGGCTGGCTGTCTGGCACCAATGCCGAGTGGGACGAGTCCCGGGCGTTGTGTAAAGTGGACTGAAATAGGTTCTTATTCCCCCCGGTAACTGTCCAAACTACCGGGACCATCATACGGAACGAGCGAATGAATACCGACACCCACCATCAAATTGCCAATGACATCTGGAGTATCTGCAACCTGCTTCGCGGGCCGTATAAGCGCAATGAATACCGCAAGGTGTTTCTGGACTGCCTCAAGCACGTGGACCGCGAACGGAACGTCCGCCTGTCCACCCCGGAACACCTGCGTTTCTGCAGCCCGGTTTTTGCTGGCGCAAGGCCATGGCTTTGCGTACAATCATTTTCAACAACACCCCCCACGCCTCTCCACGATGCGCACCAGGGGGGTTATTTTTTGGGCTTTCGCCACGGGCGCAAGCCCGGTCACAACCCCGCCACGCTGCAAACATCTGCGCGTTCTGGCGGGTTTTTTGTGCCCGCTGTTTGGGCTGCCAGGGCCTGCCAATGAACCAGTACGGCAAGCAGGCGCTGACCACTGATCAGCAAGTTCACCTGCTCATCCGGCGCGGCATGCGCATTGCCAACCGCACACAGGCGCAGCAGCACCTTACCCACATCAACTACTACCGCCTGCGTGCCTACTGGCTGCCCTTCGAGCAGGCGGCGAGCAACGGCGATGACCACGCCTTTGCTGCCGGAGCCGACTTCGCCACCGTCTTGGCCATTTACGACTTCGACCGCGAATTGCGCCTACTGCTGATTGATGCTATCGAGCGGGTGGAAATCTCTCTGCGCACTCGTCTAGCCAACGTGCTCAGCCTACGCTACGGCCCGTTTGCCCACGAAGATGTCAGTCATTTCGCCAAGGCCAATCTGTGGCAACAAAGCCACGACGAGCTGGCCAAGGAATACGCCCGCAGCCGCGAAACCTTTGCCGAACACTACCGCAGCCAGTACCCGCAGTTGCCCAGCCCGCCGCTGTGGGTAGCTTGCGAGTTGATGACGCTGGGCCACCTTTCGCGTTGGCTGCAAAATCTTCGCATTCCCAAAGACCGGCAGACCATTGCCGATGCCTATGGGTTGGATGAAAAAGTGCTGGTGTCCTTTGCCCACCACCTCACCATCGTGCGCAACCACTGCGCCCACCATGGCAGGGTATGGAACCGCAAACTGTCACTGAAGATGCAGATTCCCGGCAAGAAACCAGCCAACTTATCGGAGCAATTCCACCCGGCCCAAGACCGCCGCATCTACAACACCCTGACCATGCTCGCTTACCTGATGAGTGTGATCAGCCCTGCCTCCACCTGGCGGCAGCGACTCAAGGCGCTGATTCAGACCACGCCACAGATTGCGGTGGCGGACATGGGTTTCCCGGCAGGCTGGGAGCAGATGGCAATCTGGCAGGAGAACACACCATAAATCAGATCTATCACTGGAGTGAGATCGAAGCCTTTGCTCGAATTTCTTACCGTCATCCGGATCGACAGAACCCCGCCGACCACGCTCTTTGCGGCAGTGCATGCGCAACAGCAGTTGGCTAGCAACGCAAGCACTGGAGACCCCATAGCCTAGACACGCACCATGATCAGCATCCACGAAGCCGCCGAATTCTTGGATGTCGCAGCGCCAACGCTGCTGTGCTGGGAGCGTAAGGGCAAGTTCATCCCGGACGAACACACGCCGGGAGGGCAGCCGCATTCCCCCATATAGCCGTACCCCCCTCCAACGCCCACGCCACATGCTCCCGCACCAGCGCGCTGGGATGCTCCGCGCGAGAGGCCAATGCCTGGCGCAGCGCATCCCAGCGCGCTGCTACGGGGATGCCAGACACCGATGCCCCCTGCACCAATTCCCCCTGCGTCGATGCCCCCTGCACGCCGCGCAAGGCATTGCCCAGCGCCACGGCCAGGTTGCGCAGCCAGCGTTCGTGGCCGATGCGGCGGATGGGGCTGCCTTCGGTGTTGCGCAGAAAGGTGGCTTCGTCCCATTCCCACAGTTCGAGCAAGGTACGCCCTGCCAGCCAGGGCCGCACCGCAAAGTCCGGCACCGTGGTGGGGCGGGCGAATTTGTTCCACGGGCAGGCAAGCTGGCAGTCGTCGCAACCGTAGATGCGGTTGCCCATCGCGCTGCGTAGCGCGACCGGGATCGGCCCCGGGTGTTCGATGCTGAGGTACGCCAGACAACGCCGGGCGTCGAGCCGATAGGGGGCGACGAGCGCCTGCGTCGGGCACGCAGCAATGCAGGCGTGGCAGCTTCCGCAACGGGGGGCCACGGGTTCCTCACAAGGCAATGCAATGTCGAGCAGCAACGCCCCCAGCACGAACATCGACCCTCCATCGCGATCGACGATCAGCGTGTTCCGCCCGCGCCACCCCAGGCCGCTGCGCACGGCCAGTTCCGCTTCCTGGATCGGCGCGGAATCGCAAACGACGCGGTAACGCACGGGGTAACGCACGGGGTTGCGTTCGGCGCATTCCAGGCATGGGGTGCAATGGGCACTGCGGGCGCACTCTGCGCATTCGGCAACAACCCTGCGCCCCAACTGCTCCAAACGGCTGCGCACTACCTTGTGGTAATCCCGCCCCAGCGCATACAGCGCGATGCTGGCTTGCAAGGGCTGGCGCAGGCGCTCCCGGGCGGCCTCTGGCCAACCGGGGGTGGCGTTCACGTCCAGATAGTCCATCCGCGCAAGCACCACACTCCGTGCGCCGGGCAATAGCGTTTGCGGCTCGCAGCGCGCCAGCCCGTGGCGCGCCATGTAGGCCATATCCCCGTGGAACCCGGCGGCAAGCCATGCCGATAATCCTTGCCGTGCCCCGGATAGATCCACCCCCGCCACGCCCGTGCGGGAAAAACCCAACTCCCTCCCCCACCCCTTCAAATTCGAGACCAATGCACTGCGTTGGAGGGGAGACATGG contains:
- a CDS encoding virulence RhuM family protein — encoded protein: MGQQSAASIAGQGQFLLYQTADAQTRVQVRFHEDSIWLTQTQLAELYQCSSQNITQHIRAIYESGELEEDATCKPYLQVRMERGRQVHRSLKHYNLEVVLAVGYRAKSHRGTQFRRWATEQLKAFLSKGVLLDDERFKRGDDAEYFEELLARIRDIRSSEKVFWRKVLDIYATSIDYAPHTETSQQFFATVQNKMHWAAHGHTAAELIMQRVDAQAPNMGLTNWAGASQGAPVRKTDVGIAKNYLNAEELDTLNRIVTAYIEVAELQAQSHQPMTMRDWAQELDNFLRMTRKDILTHTGKVSADTALAKAQAAYAEYQAQVRNLPSPVERDFEAAIAQSVNQFQKSRKALPNKKKGEQT
- a CDS encoding DEAD/DEAH box helicase, with the translated sequence MSAHLQKHITGRLSLRQPQSESLSRLVRALEASPELLAKERDVSAILSTLQAEFPTLADFEREFPSLCFALATGVGKTRLMGAFIAYLHLAHGIRNFFVLAPNLTIYNKLITDFTRNTPKYVFKGIAEFAQQPPLVITGDNYDQTGMAVDNHAIGFAHDVRINIFNISKINSEVRGGKEPRIKRMREVLGDSYFNHLANLPDLVLLMDESHRYRAQAGMRAINELQPLLGLEVTATPFVESTKGPVPFQNVVMDYPLARAMEDGFVKAPAVVTQRNFSASAHTPEDIEKIKLEDGVRLHETTQVELLTYARENGVPVVKPFMLVIARDTTHAAQLKALIQSDAFYEGRYANKVIQVDSSRTGAEEEAMVTRLLAVESVDEPTEIVIHVNMLKEGWDVTNLYTIVPLRAANARTLIEQSIGRGLRLPYGKRTGVAAVDRLHIVAHDKFQEIIDEANRGDSPIRLQQLILDAPSADDRTVSVQVGSNTMARLGLAEAPVVSPAIANKTTGGSVTQPCMAPTHAPVFATEAEKEAARVTMDVIGTYEVQRDLVPTSAALRMPEVQRMIVAEVAERLKPVAGTTGNLLAGVDEAAPAWDLSAVVAKTTEIVVQQTIDIPRIAVVPKGDVTTGFHPFTLDVQQLHLQPGRREIVIQNLHTNEQDTLATGIGIQEQRPEDYIVHALVDFDDIDYVTHAALLYDLAGQMVRHLQSYLTVEETISVLDRERRWIAREIHAQMMAHCWEQATGYEVQVHRGFTQLKPCHYTATAGQTAHHFRGTVAETSRIKQMLFGGFARCLYPLQKFDSDTERRFAIILERDASKWCKPAKGQFQIFYKLGTEQPEYIPDFVAETDSTIFLVETKAHSDIHTQEVQAKAAAAVQWSKHAAHFTASVGGKPWKYLLIPHDEVHESRRLIDFLRFEVKD
- a CDS encoding ATP-dependent nuclease; the protein is MRLLHYLEIENFKRFGDKQRIELDHPAVLIGPNNCGKTSAMQALALWSQAVKTWYDVRKDSSAKERTATSINRLNIVAVPVQRTRFFWHNTQVRTGNKDIPLIITVGVEFQGEVVALCMRFRNHGDELVYCSPDPGIVGNVELLCHAATLKVELLYPMSGLETEEPLLQPGRIDVLLGQGQTAQVLRNLCLMVLSKSADDWQRVTSLMKRLFNVELAAPKETTRGSIALEYRQPGVKETLDVSSSGRGFQQMLLIFAYLYSHKGSVLLVDEPDAHLEILRQKQVYVLLRDIASENASQVVMVTHSEVILDEALDNNLTLLLDGRADDLAKKSDIRNSLKLFGTAHYVKARERGYVLYVEGSTDVDMLRALAERLNHAAAQFWDECINSFYVQNNYPDQDLNAELERVEGGFGVTPQQHFNGLRNLLPQLQGLAILDNDGRSRNGRQDGPLQISYWKRYEAENYFITPDVLRNYARTHYADMELFGGFQQDIDAVLDRLIWEQVFDGMEADFQAWKQSAPEVARVLWEAKTERRKLSAFAEEFFRRLADQLHSPMLLKKGELHRLVPFVNPQSISFEVVEKLDLLVELFRISGQPEALEGVP
- a CDS encoding type I restriction-modification system subunit M N-terminal domain-containing protein yields the protein MNTDTHHQIANDIWSICNLLRGPYKRNEYRKVFLDCLKHVDRERNVRLSTPEHLRFCSPVFAGARPWLCVQSFSTTPPTPLHDAHQGGYFLGFRHGRKPGHNPATLQTSARSGGFFVPAVWAARACQ
- a CDS encoding Abi family protein — encoded protein: MNQYGKQALTTDQQVHLLIRRGMRIANRTQAQQHLTHINYYRLRAYWLPFEQAASNGDDHAFAAGADFATVLAIYDFDRELRLLLIDAIERVEISLRTRLANVLSLRYGPFAHEDVSHFAKANLWQQSHDELAKEYARSRETFAEHYRSQYPQLPSPPLWVACELMTLGHLSRWLQNLRIPKDRQTIADAYGLDEKVLVSFAHHLTIVRNHCAHHGRVWNRKLSLKMQIPGKKPANLSEQFHPAQDRRIYNTLTMLAYLMSVISPASTWRQRLKALIQTTPQIAVADMGFPAGWEQMAIWQENTP
- the queG gene encoding tRNA epoxyqueuosine(34) reductase QueG, with amino-acid sequence MSPLQRSALVSNLKGWGRELGFSRTGVAGVDLSGARQGLSAWLAAGFHGDMAYMARHGLARCEPQTLLPGARSVVLARMDYLDVNATPGWPEAARERLRQPLQASIALYALGRDYHKVVRSRLEQLGRRVVAECAECARSAHCTPCLECAERNPVRYPVRYRVVCDSAPIQEAELAVRSGLGWRGRNTLIVDRDGGSMFVLGALLLDIALPCEEPVAPRCGSCHACIAACPTQALVAPYRLDARRCLAYLSIEHPGPIPVALRSAMGNRIYGCDDCQLACPWNKFARPTTVPDFAVRPWLAGRTLLELWEWDEATFLRNTEGSPIRRIGHERWLRNLAVALGNALRGVQGASTQGELVQGASVSGIPVAARWDALRQALASRAEHPSALVREHVAWALEGGTAIWGNAAALPACVRPG